A single region of the Neotabrizicola shimadae genome encodes:
- a CDS encoding acyl-CoA thioesterase: MAYRRQIRIEFNHCDPAGIVFYPRYFEMTNSVTENFFREAVGYSYARMMDEGIGVPTARVETDFLVPSRLGEELDWELVVERLGRTSVTFRQVAQCGGETRVRARLTLVWLSPDLRPAPWPDDVKARLSAHLEAT; the protein is encoded by the coding sequence TTGGCCTACCGCCGCCAGATCCGCATCGAGTTCAACCATTGCGACCCCGCGGGGATCGTCTTCTATCCCCGCTATTTCGAGATGACGAACTCGGTCACCGAGAACTTCTTCCGCGAGGCGGTGGGCTATTCCTACGCCCGGATGATGGACGAAGGCATCGGCGTGCCCACGGCGCGGGTCGAGACGGATTTCCTCGTCCCCTCGCGCCTGGGCGAAGAGCTCGATTGGGAACTGGTGGTGGAACGGCTGGGGCGAACCTCGGTCACCTTCCGGCAGGTGGCGCAATGCGGCGGCGAAACCCGGGTCCGGGCGCGGCTGACGCTTGTGTGGCTGTCGCCCGACCTGCGCCCCGCGCCCTGGCCCGATGACGTGAAGGCGCGGCTTTCCGCGCATCTGGAGGCAACATGA
- a CDS encoding acyl-CoA dehydrogenase family protein — MADQSYLNWPFLDDRHRDLSMALEDWCASHLPVDHHDVDAACRGLVAALGAGGWLRHSGAAEGERLDVRTLCLIRETLARHDALADFAFAMQGLGMGAVSLFGSDQQRRWLERTRRGDAIAAFALTEPGSGSDVAATATTAVRVPEGWRLDGEKTWISNGGIADVYVIFARTGEAPGAKGLSAFLMPADVAGLSVAERLETIAPHPLARLKLDNVVLPDDALIGKPGEGFKLAMSVLDVFRSTVGAAALGMARRAMDETVARVKARRIQGQPLAELQMVQGHIADMALEIDAAAALVYRAAWVKDMGAARVTREAAMAKLYATEAAQRVIDLAVQLHGGDGVRSGSVVEALYRDIRALRIYEGASDVQRVVIARSVLG, encoded by the coding sequence ATGGCGGATCAAAGCTATCTGAACTGGCCCTTCCTGGACGACCGGCACCGGGACCTGTCGATGGCGCTGGAAGATTGGTGCGCCTCCCACCTGCCGGTGGATCACCACGACGTCGATGCCGCGTGCCGGGGGCTGGTGGCGGCGCTTGGCGCGGGGGGGTGGCTGCGCCACTCCGGGGCGGCCGAGGGCGAGCGGCTGGATGTCCGCACTCTGTGCCTGATCCGCGAGACGCTGGCGCGGCACGATGCCTTGGCCGATTTCGCCTTTGCGATGCAGGGGCTGGGGATGGGGGCGGTTTCGCTGTTCGGCTCGGACCAGCAACGGCGCTGGCTGGAACGGACGCGGCGCGGGGATGCAATCGCGGCCTTCGCGCTGACCGAACCGGGCTCGGGTTCGGATGTCGCGGCGACCGCGACCACGGCCGTCCGGGTGCCAGAGGGCTGGCGGCTGGATGGCGAGAAGACCTGGATTTCCAACGGCGGTATCGCCGATGTCTACGTGATCTTCGCCCGCACCGGCGAGGCGCCCGGCGCGAAGGGCCTGTCGGCCTTCTTGATGCCGGCCGATGTGGCGGGGCTGAGCGTTGCCGAGCGGCTGGAAACCATCGCGCCGCATCCTCTGGCGCGGCTGAAGCTGGACAACGTGGTGCTGCCCGACGATGCGCTGATCGGAAAGCCGGGCGAGGGGTTCAAGCTGGCGATGTCGGTGCTGGACGTGTTCCGGTCCACCGTTGGCGCGGCGGCCCTGGGAATGGCGCGGCGGGCGATGGACGAGACGGTGGCGCGCGTGAAGGCGCGGCGCATCCAGGGCCAGCCGCTGGCCGAGTTGCAGATGGTGCAGGGGCACATCGCCGACATGGCGCTGGAGATCGACGCGGCCGCGGCGCTGGTCTACCGCGCTGCCTGGGTCAAGGACATGGGTGCAGCACGGGTCACGCGCGAGGCGGCGATGGCAAAGCTTTATGCCACCGAGGCGGCGCAGCGGGTCATCGACTTGGCTGTGCAACTGCATGGCGGCGATGGCGTTCGGTCTGGTTCGGTGGTCGAGGCGCTGTACCGCGATATCCGGGCACTGCGCATCTATGAAGGCGCCAGCGACGTACAGCGGGTGGTGATCGCCCGCAGCGTCCTGGGATGA
- a CDS encoding DUF6455 family protein — protein MFDRIKTLLERWHEIREVEALSDRDISDLGLTRDQLAHFVRMPRDVEDRVAHMAAVFGLSADEVKASHAQWVELLEVCGGCTDREACAHQLAKGSEAHPADCDFCRNRAAFEALALPA, from the coding sequence ATGTTCGACCGCATCAAGACACTTCTGGAACGCTGGCACGAGATCCGCGAGGTCGAGGCCCTGTCCGACCGCGACATTTCTGACCTTGGGCTGACTCGCGACCAGCTGGCGCATTTCGTCCGGATGCCGAGGGATGTGGAGGACCGCGTGGCCCACATGGCTGCGGTCTTTGGCCTGTCCGCGGACGAGGTGAAGGCCAGCCACGCGCAATGGGTCGAATTGCTGGAGGTCTGCGGCGGTTGCACCGACCGGGAGGCCTGCGCGCATCAGCTGGCAAAGGGGTCTGAGGCGCATCCGGCCGACTGCGATTTCTGCCGCAACCGCGCGGCCTTTGAAGCGCTGGCGCTTCCTGCCTGA
- a CDS encoding ArsR/SmtB family transcription factor → MVESNHTQLDVLFQALGDPTRRAMLRQLAGGEQSVTDLARPHAMSLAAASRHVKVLESAGLIRREVRWRTHMCRLNAAPLAAAHDWLAFYRQFWGERLDVLEALLRAESPAAAPALPTPDTGETT, encoded by the coding sequence ATGGTTGAATCAAATCACACCCAACTCGACGTGCTGTTCCAGGCGCTTGGCGATCCGACGCGGCGGGCGATGTTGCGGCAGCTGGCGGGGGGAGAGCAAAGCGTTACCGACCTGGCGCGGCCCCATGCCATGTCGCTGGCGGCGGCCTCGCGCCATGTGAAGGTGCTGGAAAGCGCCGGGCTGATCCGGCGCGAGGTGCGCTGGCGCACCCATATGTGCCGGCTGAATGCGGCGCCGCTGGCGGCGGCGCATGACTGGCTGGCCTTCTACCGGCAGTTCTGGGGCGAGCGCCTGGATGTGCTGGAAGCCCTGCTGCGCGCCGAATCCCCGGCGGCGGCCCCTGCCCTGCCCACCCCAGACACGGGAGAGACGACATGA
- a CDS encoding cupin domain-containing protein: protein MADKLDGGITRDGTAYHGRQLNILGQRYFPKASCAATFAFETNSEAGQFVPVHVHPTQDEFILVQEGQLELKLDGVWHTARAGDLVRMPRGVPHGYFNKSDKPARALFWVSPAGKLEALFEVLHEMSDIPAIIAASAEHEVDFLPPEAND from the coding sequence ATGGCAGACAAACTGGACGGCGGCATCACCCGCGATGGCACCGCCTATCATGGGCGGCAGTTGAACATCCTTGGGCAGCGGTACTTCCCCAAGGCCAGCTGCGCCGCGACCTTCGCCTTCGAGACCAACAGCGAGGCGGGCCAGTTTGTGCCCGTCCATGTGCACCCGACCCAGGACGAGTTCATCCTGGTGCAGGAAGGCCAACTGGAGCTGAAACTGGACGGCGTCTGGCACACGGCCAGGGCGGGTGACCTGGTGCGGATGCCGCGCGGGGTGCCGCATGGCTATTTCAACAAGTCCGACAAGCCGGCGCGCGCGCTCTTCTGGGTATCTCCCGCCGGCAAGCTGGAGGCCCTGTTCGAGGTGCTTCACGAGATGTCGGACATCCCGGCGATCATCGCCGCATCGGCCGAGCACGAGGTGGATTTCCTGCCGCCCGAAGCCAACGACTGA
- a CDS encoding SRPBCC family protein — protein sequence MTTLAEFGAPGALIEPTTFRIERRLPGSIERVWAYLTDSELRKLWLASGVMDLTVGAPFELVWQNDRLVDDMGQRPADFGEEHRMDSRILLVEPPRKLVFSWFETGEVTFDLMPDGDGVILTVTHRRLSGRSGLLSVSAGWHAHLDVLAARLAGAPFGSFWDRWRALKEDYARRFPE from the coding sequence ATGACGACACTTGCCGAATTCGGCGCGCCGGGCGCGCTGATCGAGCCGACCACCTTCCGCATCGAGCGCCGCTTGCCGGGCAGCATCGAGAGGGTCTGGGCCTATCTGACCGACAGCGAGCTACGCAAGCTGTGGCTGGCCTCGGGCGTGATGGATCTGACGGTGGGCGCGCCCTTCGAACTGGTCTGGCAGAACGACCGGCTGGTCGATGACATGGGGCAGCGCCCGGCGGATTTCGGCGAGGAACACCGGATGGACAGCCGCATTCTTCTGGTGGAGCCGCCCCGGAAGCTGGTGTTTTCCTGGTTCGAGACCGGGGAAGTGACCTTTGACCTGATGCCGGACGGGGACGGCGTGATCCTGACCGTGACGCACCGCCGCCTGTCAGGACGGTCGGGCCTGTTGAGCGTGAGCGCCGGCTGGCACGCGCATTTGGACGTGCTGGCGGCACGGCTGGCCGGCGCGCCTTTCGGCAGCTTCTGGGACCGCTGGCGGGCGCTGAAGGAGGATTACGCCCGCCGGTTTCCGGAGTGA
- a CDS encoding RidA family protein: protein MSTHEILHPSHWRPAIGYSNGVAAKGRMVFTGGIIGWNADQVFETDDFAGQVAQALRSIVEVLACAGARPEHLVRLTWYVTDKREYLGSLKEIGRAYRETIGKHYPAMALVQVVALVEDRAKVEIEATAVVPEEVA, encoded by the coding sequence ATGAGCACCCACGAGATCCTGCATCCGTCACACTGGAGGCCGGCCATCGGCTATTCCAACGGCGTGGCGGCCAAAGGCCGGATGGTCTTTACCGGCGGCATCATCGGCTGGAACGCGGATCAGGTCTTCGAGACCGACGATTTCGCGGGTCAGGTGGCGCAGGCGCTGCGGTCGATCGTCGAGGTGCTGGCCTGCGCCGGCGCACGGCCCGAACATCTGGTGCGACTGACCTGGTATGTGACGGACAAGCGGGAATATCTTGGGAGCCTCAAGGAGATCGGCCGCGCCTATCGCGAGACCATCGGGAAGCATTATCCCGCGATGGCGCTGGTGCAGGTGGTGGCACTGGTGGAGGACCGAGCCAAGGTGGAAATCGAAGCGACGGCCGTGGTGCCGGAGGAGGTCGCATGA
- a CDS encoding ATP-dependent DNA helicase, with amino-acid sequence MQIALPTFSEDQAEAFDRVAEVLSGVGIDLADGSLTPPAEGKANVLAVLGKAGSGKTLLLASLTKALAAAGVDIVSGDYEGRRRKDRRTLAVLAPTNKAASVLRLRGVPATTIHRILYTPVYDPEYERIAEWLAGQGTRPVVEGLTDLALDRALAFFQQVASIPGALAAAGLRGSDFIKGWKRREDPLDVGFVDESSMLDDRQFEDLREIFPTLVLFGDPAQLAPVGQSGEMAFDKLSEGRKLRLTRIHRQEGDSPILDLAHALSDDSLGFEEFERMVERAARSDDRVVVSERVDADLMARSPVLVWRNATRIRLITAFRTAYGAPDDQLLPGEPLICDGIELPLKHRKKRIDLEARGLIKGAQVIYLGEGTRPGFAKLHVVGAEDPQVSAASIVKIEKPDEEEPFIPHAATMGAAFLHGAAVTIHKAQGSQWETVQVFAPDLWAAAASGRNEAGLPLWKRLAYVAITRAEKRLIWVTRNRLARPHAELGVADLPRPVPALKLAAHDAEPVA; translated from the coding sequence ATGCAGATCGCGCTTCCGACCTTCTCCGAAGATCAGGCCGAAGCCTTCGACCGGGTGGCGGAGGTGCTGTCCGGCGTTGGCATCGACCTTGCCGATGGCAGCCTGACCCCGCCAGCCGAGGGCAAGGCCAATGTTCTGGCCGTCCTGGGCAAGGCGGGCTCGGGCAAGACCCTGTTGCTGGCCAGCCTGACCAAGGCCTTGGCGGCGGCCGGGGTGGACATCGTTTCAGGAGACTACGAAGGGCGCCGCCGCAAGGACCGCCGGACGCTGGCGGTGCTGGCGCCCACCAACAAGGCGGCGTCGGTCCTGCGCCTGCGGGGCGTGCCGGCCACCACCATCCACCGCATCCTGTACACGCCCGTCTATGACCCGGAATACGAACGCATCGCCGAATGGCTGGCGGGGCAGGGGACGCGGCCGGTTGTCGAGGGGCTGACCGACCTGGCACTGGACCGCGCCCTTGCATTTTTTCAACAGGTCGCCTCGATTCCGGGCGCTCTTGCGGCCGCTGGCTTGCGTGGATCGGACTTCATCAAGGGCTGGAAACGGCGCGAAGACCCGCTGGACGTGGGCTTTGTGGACGAAAGCTCGATGCTGGATGACCGCCAGTTCGAGGATCTGCGCGAGATCTTCCCGACGCTCGTGCTGTTTGGTGATCCGGCGCAGCTCGCCCCGGTGGGTCAGTCGGGCGAGATGGCCTTCGACAAGCTGTCAGAGGGCCGCAAGCTGCGCCTGACCCGCATTCACCGGCAAGAGGGCGACAGCCCGATCCTGGACCTCGCCCATGCGCTGTCGGATGACAGCCTCGGCTTCGAGGAGTTCGAGCGGATGGTGGAGCGCGCCGCCCGCAGCGATGACCGCGTCGTGGTGTCAGAGCGGGTGGATGCCGATCTGATGGCGCGCTCGCCGGTGCTGGTCTGGCGCAATGCAACCCGCATCCGGCTGATCACCGCCTTCCGAACGGCTTACGGGGCACCCGACGACCAGCTTCTGCCGGGCGAACCGCTGATCTGCGACGGGATCGAGCTGCCGCTCAAGCACCGCAAGAAGCGCATCGACCTGGAAGCGCGGGGCCTGATCAAGGGCGCGCAGGTGATCTACCTGGGCGAGGGGACGAGGCCCGGATTTGCCAAGCTGCATGTGGTGGGCGCCGAGGATCCGCAGGTTAGCGCCGCTTCGATCGTCAAGATCGAGAAGCCCGACGAGGAAGAGCCCTTCATCCCCCATGCCGCCACCATGGGCGCGGCCTTCCTTCATGGCGCGGCGGTCACGATCCACAAGGCGCAGGGCTCGCAATGGGAAACCGTGCAGGTCTTTGCCCCCGATCTGTGGGCCGCCGCCGCCTCGGGGCGGAACGAGGCGGGGTTGCCGCTTTGGAAGCGGCTGGCCTATGTGGCGATCACCCGGGCCGAAAAGCGGCTCATCTGGGTCACGCGCAACCGCCTGGCCCGCCCCCACGCGGAACTGGGCGTCGCCGACCTGCCGCGCCCGGTGCCGGCATTGAAGCTTGCTGCGCATGATGCCGAACCGGTGGCTTGA
- the ccrA gene encoding crotonyl-CoA carboxylase/reductase has translation MALDAQNSIVAYDAPRKDLYELGEMPPLGHVPKQMYAWAIRRERHGAPEEAMQLEVVDTWKLDSHEVLVLVMAAGVNYNGVWAGLGVPISPFDGHKQPFHIAGSDASGIVWAVGDKVKRWKVGDEVVIHCNQDDGDDEECNGGDPMFSPTQRIWGYETPDGSFSQFTRVQAQQLMPRPRHLTWEESACYTLTLATAYRMLFGHAPHDLKPGQNVLVWGASGGLGSYAIQLVNTAGANAIGVISDESKRDFVMSLGAKGVINRNEFKCWGQMPKVNSEEYNTWLKEARRFGKAIWDITGKGVNVDMVFEHPGEATFPVSSLVCKKGGMVVICAGTSGFNCTFDVRYMWMHQKRLQGSHFAHLKQAAAANKLMCERRLDPCMSEVFPWADIPKAHTLMWKNQHKPGNMAVLVQAPRTGLRTFEDTLEASRNR, from the coding sequence GTGGCTCTCGACGCGCAGAACAGCATTGTTGCCTATGACGCCCCCAGGAAGGACCTGTACGAGCTTGGCGAGATGCCACCGCTCGGGCATGTGCCAAAGCAGATGTATGCCTGGGCTATCCGGCGCGAGCGCCATGGCGCCCCCGAAGAGGCGATGCAGCTGGAGGTGGTGGACACCTGGAAGCTGGACAGCCACGAGGTGCTGGTTCTGGTGATGGCGGCCGGGGTCAACTACAACGGCGTCTGGGCCGGTCTTGGCGTTCCGATCTCGCCCTTTGATGGCCACAAGCAGCCGTTCCACATCGCCGGCTCCGATGCTTCGGGCATCGTCTGGGCCGTGGGTGACAAGGTGAAGCGCTGGAAGGTGGGCGACGAGGTCGTCATCCATTGCAACCAGGACGACGGCGACGACGAGGAATGCAATGGCGGCGACCCGATGTTCAGCCCCACGCAGCGCATCTGGGGCTATGAGACGCCTGATGGCTCGTTCAGCCAGTTCACCCGTGTGCAGGCGCAGCAGCTGATGCCGCGGCCGCGGCACCTGACCTGGGAGGAATCGGCCTGCTATACGCTGACGCTGGCCACCGCCTACCGCATGCTGTTCGGCCATGCCCCGCATGACCTGAAGCCCGGCCAGAACGTGTTGGTCTGGGGCGCCTCGGGCGGGCTTGGGTCCTATGCGATCCAGCTGGTGAACACGGCAGGCGCCAATGCGATCGGCGTGATCTCGGATGAATCGAAGCGCGATTTCGTCATGAGCCTAGGCGCGAAGGGCGTGATCAACCGCAACGAGTTCAAATGCTGGGGCCAGATGCCCAAGGTGAACAGCGAGGAATACAACACCTGGCTGAAGGAAGCCCGCCGGTTCGGAAAGGCGATCTGGGACATCACCGGCAAGGGCGTGAACGTCGACATGGTGTTCGAGCATCCGGGCGAGGCGACTTTCCCGGTCTCGTCTCTGGTCTGCAAGAAGGGCGGCATGGTGGTGATCTGTGCGGGCACCTCCGGGTTCAATTGCACCTTCGACGTGCGATACATGTGGATGCACCAGAAGCGCCTTCAGGGCAGCCACTTCGCCCATCTGAAGCAGGCCGCCGCGGCCAACAAGCTGATGTGCGAGCGCCGGCTGGACCCCTGCATGTCCGAGGTCTTCCCCTGGGCCGACATCCCCAAGGCGCATACGCTGATGTGGAAGAACCAGCACAAGCCGGGCAACATGGCGGTGCTGGTCCAGGCGCCGCGCACCGGCCTGCGGACCTTCGAAGACACGCTGGAAGCCAGCCGGAACCGCTGA
- a CDS encoding protein meaA produces MTAPKDAPWLFRTYAGHSTAAASNALYRTNLSKGQTGLSVAFDLPTQTGYDSDHELARGEVGKVGVPVSHLGDMRALFDSIPLEQMNTSMTINATAPWLLALYVAVAEEQGADVSKLQGTVQNDIIKEYLSRGTYICPPKPSLRMITDVAAWTGVHLPKWNPMNVCSYHLQEAGATPEQELAFALATAVAVLDDLRPKVPEAEFPAMVGRISFFVNAGIRFVTEMCKMRAFVDLWDEILRDRYAIADAKARRFRYGVQVNSLGLTEPQPENNVYRILLEMLAVTLSKKARARAVQLPAWNEALGLPRPWDQQWSLRMQQILAYETDLLEYDDLFDGNPAVDRKVEALKEGARAELRQIDAMGGAVAAIEYMKGRLVEANADRLARVEAGETVVVGVNRFTTTEPSPLTTGEGAIMTVDAAAEADQIARLQAWRAGRDEARVRAALEALRQAAATGANIMPPSVAAAKAGATTGEWGDVVRAAFGQYRGPTGVSRNPSNRTEGLEPIREAVDAVSSRLGRRLKFLVGKPGLDGHSNGAEQIAARARDCGMDISYEGIRLTPGEIVAAAGEERAHVVGLSILSGSHLPLIAEVMDRMRAAGLGQVPVVVGGIIPEADAVRLRAMGVAAVYTPKDFELNRIMMDIVALVDRQAVAAE; encoded by the coding sequence ATGACCGCCCCCAAGGACGCGCCCTGGCTGTTCCGCACCTATGCAGGCCATTCCACCGCCGCAGCTTCCAACGCGCTCTACCGCACCAACCTGTCCAAGGGGCAGACCGGGCTGTCGGTGGCCTTCGACCTGCCCACCCAGACCGGCTACGACAGCGATCACGAACTGGCGCGGGGCGAGGTCGGCAAGGTCGGCGTGCCGGTCAGCCATCTGGGCGACATGCGGGCGCTGTTCGACTCGATCCCGCTGGAGCAGATGAATACCTCGATGACCATCAACGCCACGGCACCCTGGCTGCTGGCGCTGTATGTCGCGGTGGCCGAGGAACAGGGGGCCGATGTGTCAAAGCTGCAGGGCACCGTGCAGAACGACATCATCAAGGAATACCTCTCGCGCGGGACCTATATCTGCCCGCCCAAGCCCTCGCTGCGCATGATCACCGATGTCGCCGCATGGACCGGGGTCCACCTGCCCAAGTGGAATCCGATGAACGTCTGCTCGTATCACCTGCAAGAGGCCGGCGCGACGCCCGAACAGGAGCTCGCCTTCGCGCTGGCGACCGCCGTTGCGGTGCTGGACGACCTGCGGCCCAAGGTGCCGGAGGCCGAGTTCCCGGCAATGGTCGGGCGCATCTCGTTCTTCGTGAACGCGGGCATCCGGTTCGTGACCGAGATGTGCAAGATGCGGGCCTTTGTGGACCTTTGGGACGAGATCCTGCGCGACCGCTATGCCATCGCGGACGCCAAGGCGCGGCGGTTCCGGTATGGGGTGCAGGTCAATTCGCTTGGCCTGACAGAGCCGCAGCCGGAGAACAACGTCTACCGGATCCTTCTGGAGATGCTGGCGGTCACGCTGTCCAAGAAGGCGCGGGCGCGGGCGGTCCAGCTGCCGGCCTGGAACGAGGCGCTTGGCCTGCCGCGGCCCTGGGACCAGCAGTGGTCGCTGAGGATGCAGCAGATCCTGGCCTATGAGACCGACCTTCTGGAATACGACGACCTCTTCGACGGCAACCCGGCGGTGGACCGCAAGGTCGAGGCGCTGAAAGAGGGCGCGCGGGCCGAGCTGCGCCAGATCGACGCCATGGGCGGGGCGGTTGCGGCCATCGAATACATGAAGGGCCGGCTGGTCGAGGCCAATGCCGATCGGCTGGCGCGGGTCGAGGCGGGTGAGACCGTGGTGGTGGGGGTCAACCGCTTCACCACGACCGAGCCGTCGCCGCTGACCACGGGCGAGGGGGCGATCATGACGGTGGATGCGGCGGCCGAGGCGGACCAGATCGCCCGGCTGCAGGCCTGGCGGGCGGGGCGCGACGAGGCAAGGGTCCGGGCCGCGCTGGAGGCCTTGCGGCAGGCGGCGGCCACGGGGGCCAACATCATGCCGCCCTCGGTCGCGGCAGCGAAGGCGGGGGCGACCACAGGGGAATGGGGCGACGTGGTGCGGGCGGCCTTCGGGCAGTACCGGGGGCCGACGGGGGTTTCCAGGAACCCGTCCAACCGGACCGAGGGGCTGGAGCCGATCCGCGAGGCGGTGGATGCGGTCTCCTCGCGCCTCGGGCGGCGGCTGAAGTTCCTGGTGGGCAAGCCGGGGCTGGATGGCCATTCCAACGGGGCCGAGCAGATCGCCGCGCGGGCGCGGGACTGCGGGATGGACATCAGCTACGAGGGGATCCGGCTGACGCCGGGGGAGATCGTGGCGGCGGCGGGGGAAGAGAGGGCGCATGTGGTGGGCCTGTCGATCCTGTCCGGCAGCCACCTGCCGCTGATTGCCGAGGTGATGGACCGGATGCGGGCGGCGGGGCTGGGGCAGGTGCCGGTGGTCGTGGGGGGGATCATTCCCGAGGCCGATGCGGTGCGGCTGCGGGCGATGGGGGTGGCGGCGGTCTATACGCCCAAGGATTTCGAGCTGAACCGGATCATGATGGATATCGTGGCCCTGGTGGACCGTCAGGCCGTGGCGGCGGAGTGA
- a CDS encoding AMP-binding protein, giving the protein MTLGPTGHVDSFSRDRLPPAEDWPEIRLDGFDYPEWLNAGVELTDRMVERGFGDHIALIGNGRSRTYKELADWSNRIAHALVSDYGVRPGNRVLIRSANNPAMVACWLAATKAGAVVVNTMPMLRAGELAKIVDKAEISVALCDTRLMEEMVACQKDSRFLMTVVGFDGTANHDAELDRVALRKPVKFQGVRTGRDDVALLGFTSGTTGEPKATMHFHRDILIIADGYAREVLNVTPEDVFVGSPPLAFTFGLGGLAVFPLRFGAAAALLEQASPPNMIQIIQEHKATICFTAPTAYRVMLKAMDEGADLSSLRAAVSAGETLPAPVYDEWRTKTGKPMLDGIGATEMLHIFITNRFDDHRPGCTGRPVTGYEARIVDDQMNEKPRGEVGRLAVRGPTGCRYLSDHRQRAYVKAGWNLTGDSFWQDEDGRFHFAARSDDMIISAGYNIAGPEVEAALLAHPAVLECGVIGVPDEERGQVVEAHVVLAPGHVGDALMVKLLQDHVKATIAPYKYPRRVVFADSLPKTQTGKLQRFRLKAGS; this is encoded by the coding sequence ATGACGCTTGGACCGACGGGCCATGTTGACAGCTTCTCCCGTGACCGCCTGCCCCCGGCCGAGGACTGGCCAGAGATCCGGCTGGACGGCTTCGATTATCCCGAATGGTTGAATGCCGGGGTCGAGTTGACCGACCGCATGGTGGAAAGGGGCTTTGGCGACCACATCGCCCTGATCGGCAATGGGCGTAGCCGCACCTACAAGGAACTGGCCGACTGGTCGAACCGCATCGCCCATGCGCTGGTTTCGGACTACGGGGTGCGGCCGGGCAACCGGGTGCTGATCCGGTCGGCCAACAACCCGGCGATGGTGGCCTGCTGGCTGGCAGCCACCAAGGCAGGTGCTGTGGTGGTGAACACCATGCCCATGCTGCGGGCCGGGGAACTGGCGAAGATCGTGGACAAGGCCGAGATTTCGGTCGCCCTTTGCGACACGCGCCTGATGGAAGAGATGGTCGCCTGCCAGAAGGACAGCCGGTTCCTGATGACGGTTGTGGGCTTTGACGGCACGGCGAACCATGACGCAGAGCTTGACCGGGTGGCCCTGCGCAAGCCCGTCAAGTTCCAGGGGGTACGGACCGGGCGCGACGACGTGGCGCTTCTGGGCTTCACCTCGGGCACCACGGGCGAGCCCAAGGCCACGATGCACTTCCATCGTGACATCCTGATCATCGCGGACGGCTATGCAAGGGAAGTTCTGAACGTCACGCCCGAGGATGTGTTTGTCGGCTCCCCGCCGCTGGCCTTCACTTTCGGCCTCGGCGGTCTGGCGGTGTTTCCGCTGCGCTTTGGCGCGGCGGCGGCACTGCTGGAACAGGCCAGCCCGCCGAACATGATCCAGATCATCCAGGAGCATAAGGCGACGATCTGCTTCACCGCGCCAACAGCCTATCGCGTGATGCTGAAAGCGATGGACGAGGGCGCGGACCTGTCCTCGCTGCGCGCCGCGGTCAGCGCGGGCGAGACCCTGCCGGCCCCGGTCTATGACGAATGGAGGACCAAGACCGGCAAGCCAATGCTGGACGGCATCGGCGCGACCGAGATGTTGCACATCTTCATCACCAACCGTTTCGACGACCACCGCCCCGGCTGCACAGGGCGTCCGGTGACGGGCTACGAGGCGCGGATCGTCGACGATCAGATGAACGAGAAGCCACGCGGCGAGGTTGGGCGGCTGGCGGTGCGGGGGCCGACCGGTTGCCGCTATCTGTCAGACCACCGCCAAAGGGCCTATGTGAAGGCGGGCTGGAACCTGACGGGCGACAGCTTCTGGCAGGACGAGGACGGCCGCTTCCACTTTGCCGCACGGTCCGACGACATGATCATCTCGGCCGGCTACAATATCGCGGGGCCCGAGGTCGAGGCGGCGCTTTTGGCCCATCCCGCGGTGCTGGAATGCGGTGTGATCGGCGTGCCCGACGAAGAGCGGGGCCAGGTGGTCGAGGCCCATGTCGTGCTGGCGCCGGGCCATGTGGGCGATGCACTGATGGTCAAGCTGCTGCAGGACCACGTGAAGGCGACCATCGCCCCCTACAAGTACCCCCGGCGCGTGGTCTTTGCCGATAGCCTGCCCAAGACCCAGACCGGCAAACTGCAACGGTTCCGCCTGAAGGCGGGGAGTTGA